In a genomic window of Brettanomyces nanus chromosome 1, complete sequence:
- a CDS encoding uncharacterized protein (CAZy:GT8~EggNog:ENOG41) yields MTIEMQDTDLSNDKKIWATLITNSRYVPGVITLDYSLKKANSKYRLVAMYTEQLDLESLKALTCRHIAIRKIHQLKPPTESPELSNDPRFRDCWSKLYIFKLVQFQRIVELDSDMVVMQNMDELMDIPLDSHTVFASTPACVCNPFKLSHYPSDWIPSNCSFTQYHEKKRLSLDPQDSYWQYKGPHASMGLKKCNGGLIVIEPNLDNYNEILAVLGDPTRTALYQFPDQELLADVFEGRWLCLSYVYNSLKTFTQCHPDLWDINRVKNIHFIITPKPWQVRRGDFDDPTGTFVYWWDVNDERIALEKKIGIVDGFSIPV; encoded by the coding sequence ATGACCATAGAAATGCAAGATACGGATTTATCCAATGATAAAAAGATATGGGCTACGCTTATTACTAATAGTAGATACGTTCCTGGTGTCATCACATTGGATTATTCATTAAAGAAAGCCAACTCTAAGTATCGGTTGGTAGCAATGTACACTGAACAATTGGATTTGGAATCATTGAAGGCTTTGACTTGTCGTCACATTGCTATTCGTAAAATACATCAGCTCAAGCCACCTACAGAGTCTCCTGAATTGTCCAACGATCCTAGATTCAGAGACTGCTGGTCCAAGCTATATATTTTCAAGCTAGTACAGTTTCAACGTATAGTTGAATTGGACTCAGATATGGTTGTCATGCAGAATATGGATGAATTGATGGATATACCACTAGATTCTCATACTGTCTTTGCTTCAACTCCTGCCTGTGTCTGCAATCCCTTCAAATTATCTCATTACCCTTCAGACTGGATTCCCTCCAATTGCTCTTTCACACAGTATCacgaaaaaaaaaggctCTCACTGGATCCTCAGGATTCATACTGGCAATACAAAGGCCCCCATGCCAGTATGGGTCTAAAAAAATGCAACGGGGGTCTTATCGTGATAGAGCCGAATCTTGACAATTATAACGAGATCTTGGCAGTTTTGGGAGATCCAACTAGAACGGCTCTATACCAGTTCCCTGATCAAGAGCTTCTTGCTGACGTGTTTGAAGGCCGTTGGCTTTGTCTATCCTATGTTTATAACAGTCTCAAAACATTCACTCAGTGTCATCCTGATCTTTGGGACATCAACAGAGTGAAGAATATCCATTTTATCATCACTCCGAAGCCCTGGCAGGTACGGAGGGGAGATTTTGATGATCCTACGGGTACCTTTGTCTATTGGTGGGATGtcaatgatgaaagaatCGCTCTGGAAAAAAAGATCGGTATTGTTGATGGTTTTTCTATACCTGTGTAA
- the CFD1 gene encoding cytosolic Fe-S cluster assembly factor cfd1 (BUSCO:EOG09342WKJ~EggNog:ENOG41), which translates to MMEPGETPQSLKSVKHVILVLSGKGGVGKSSVTTQLALSLLNKGFKVGVLDIDLTGPSMPRMFGLEDKKLYQSSHNGWIPAYYDNTKQLAVSSIGFLLNNRGNSVVWRGPKKTGMIRQFMRDMDWGDLDYLLIDTPPGTSDEHIAIAEELRYCKNVDGCVIVTTPQLVSVNDVKKEINFCGKVNFKILGILENMSGFICPYCSECTNIFGSGGGKRLAEEVDLPYLGNVPIDPQFTDLIERQTELTKEKGQNLMQMYQDCGLSAVFGGILKKVTSSSA; encoded by the coding sequence ATGATGGAACCAGGTGAAACCCCACAGTCTCTCAAATCGGTGAAGCATGTGATACTCGTTCTCTCCGGAAAAGGAGGAGTGGGAAAATCATCAGTAACGACGCAATTAGCCCTAAGTCTCTTAAATAAAGGCTTCAAGGTTGGAGTACTAGATATAGATTTAACAGGACCTTCGATGCCGCGAATGTTTGGCTTAGAGGATAAGAAGTTATATCAGTCGTCGCATAATGGATGGATTCCGGCATACTACGATAATACAAAGCAGTTGGCAGTGTCTTCTATTGGATTCCTATTGAATAATAGAGGTAACTCTGTGGTTTGGAGAGGTCCAAAGAAGACAGGGATGATTCGCCAATTTATGCGTGATATGGACTGGGGTGACTTGGATTACCTATTGATAGACACTCCTCCTGGAACGTCTGATGAACATATTGCCATAGCAGAAGAACTAAGATACTGTAAGAACGTTGATGGCTGTGTTATAGTGACCACTCCACAGTTAGTTAGTGTGAACGATGTtaagaaggagatcaaCTTTTGTGGCAAGGTCAATTTCAAGATATTGGGAATTTTAGAGAACATGTCTGGCTTCATATGTCCTTATTGTTCTGAATGTACCAATATATTTGGATCTGGAGGAGGTAAAAGGTTAGCTGAAGAGGTGGATCTTCCATATTTGGGCAACGTACCAATAGACCCTCAGTTTACCGACTTGATCGAAAGACAGACTGAATtgacaaaggaaaaggGACAGAATTTGATGCAAATGTATCAGGATTGTGGGTTGAGTGCGGTGTTTGGAGgaatattgaaaaaggtGACGTCGTCTTCAGCTTGA
- a CDS encoding uncharacterized protein (EggNog:ENOG41), giving the protein MGRRIAIIGAGPSGLAVAKALALEPKVSKLFSAIDVYERHPKAGGLWYYTGLKNHVTPIVPSPNNDESGEIASSDAKTSEQRFVSPMYDHLETNIPKEMMKFHGIPFPDDCETFPTRSEVVQYLENYTKTIPQSVNFTFNTNVTSLTKKTDPDQWELIYQDVFKDDESRTKLYDDVILAQGHFDYPFIPEVEGLKDWATKDKNSITHAKYFNNVEAYRGKNVLIIGNSASGIDIATQCITSAKSVTMSSCSESPFKDVIISHVAQIGKISRYDFDHDRSVISEDGTKLSGIDTVIFCTGYLYKIPFLKSYQVDSCDKSLLSDGSQLLNLYKQIFYIPDPSLALMAVPQLVIPFPFAECQAQYVARVLSRRVSLPSETEMNKSYQSELKEKGPGRSFHAMKGISDAEYCNQLFDLISGTEKDGFVAEYWDDARKGLRSSCGSLKGERLKLIVRHADNLKKEGKPFRLLRGEFNPTD; this is encoded by the coding sequence ATGGGCAGACGGATCGCTATTATCGGGGCAGGACCCAGTGGTCTTGCTGTTGCCAAAGCTCTTGCTCTAGAACCAAAAGTATCTAAACTTTTTTCAGCCATCGATGTCTATGAGCGCCATCCCAAAGCTGGTGGTCTTTGGTATTACACtggattgaaaaatcaCGTGACTCCAATTGTACCTTCCCCGAACAACGATGAATCCGGCGAGATTGCCAGTTCAGATGCCAAGACTTCCGAACAGAGGTTTGTTTCTCCGATGTATGATCATTTAGAGACCAACATCCCTaaagagatgatgaaatttCATGGAATTCCCTTTCCGGATGATTGTGAGACCTTTCCGACCCGTTCCGAGGTGGTTCAATATCTTGAGAACTACACCAAAACTATTCCTCAGAGTGTCAACTTCACGTTCAATACCAATGTCACCTCCCTTACCAAGAAAACCGACCCTGATCAATGGGAGTTGATCTACCAGGACGTGTTTAAAGACGATGAGTCTAGAACTAAATTATATGACGACGTGATTCTCGCCCAAGGTCATTTCGACTACCCTTTTATTCCAGAAGTGGAAGGCTTGAAGGATTGGGCTACTAAGGACAAGAACTCAATCACTCATGCCAAATATTTCAATAACGTTGAGGCTTACAGAGGGAAGAATGTTTTGATTATTGGCAACTCTGCATCTGGAATTGATATAGCTACTCAATGCATCACTTCTGCCAAGAGCGTTACCATGTCATCATGTTCAGAATCTCCTTTCAAAGATGTGATCATCTCGCATGTGGCACAGATAGGTAAGATATCTCGGTATGACTTCGATCATGATAGAAGTGTCATCTCCGAAGACGGTACCAAACTATCTGGTATCGATACCGTAATCTTCTGTACCGGTTATCTTTACAAGATTCCTTTCTTGAAGAGCTATCAGGTGGATTCATGCGATAAGTCATTACTTAGTGATGGCTCTCAGTTATTGAATCTATACAAGCAGATTTTCTACATTCCAGATCCATCCTTGGCACTTATGGCAGTTCCTCAGTTGGTAATTCCATTCCCATTTGCCGAATGCCAGGCTCAATATGTGGCCCGTGTACTTTCTAGAAGAGTTAGTCTTCCATCAGAAACGGAAATGAACAAGTCCTATCAATCCGAGCTCAAGGAAAAAGGACCCGGTAGATCCTTCCATGCCATGAAAGGCATCAGTGACGCCGAGTATTGCAATCAGTTATTCGACCTTATTTCTGGTACGGAGAAAGACGGCTTTGTGGCCGAATACTGGGACGATGCTAGAAAGGGGTTGCGCTCTTCTTGTGGATCGCTCAAAGGTGAACGGTTAAAGTTAATCGTCCGTCATGCTgacaacttgaagaaggagggaAAGCCTTTCCGATTGTTGAGAGGAGAGTTTAACCCCACCGATTAA
- a CDS encoding uncharacterized protein (EggNog:ENOG41), producing the protein MAPRKAARVQIDPAAVNSESKPQQTGQVFNIWYSKWTGGENNGREGLVHSKTRCNVELDSGYTRADKHVAADSVNGDKYFCLYFARGCCCNGKHCEYLHRIPTEMDNLPPNVDCFGREKFMDYRDDMAGIGSFSKVNRTLYVGRISNLDGNIELELSKNFGQYGDIERIRVIKSKKIAFVTYRFENQAQFAKEAMYGQSVTGDVNEALNIRWASEDPDPSAQKRNKQEMERSALKKAQKLLEEMNRQRLKEGVKSVKESPTTDHVATDPASTNPPLLESSPSIIINTDSLSALRKLKRRKIIKKHQDSIQTPLRTILADYSSDSD; encoded by the coding sequence ATGGCTCCTCGAAAGGCTGCAAGAGTGCAGATTGATCCTGCGGCAGTGAATTCTGAATCAAAGCCCCAGCAAACTGGTCAGGTGTTCAATATATGGTATAGTAAATGGACAGGAGGGGAGAACAATGGTAGAGAAGGGTTGGTTCATTCCAAGACGAGATGCAACGTGGAATTAGATTCTGGTTACACAAGGGCAGACAAGCATGTGGCTGCGGATAGCGTCAATGGAGACAAGTACTTCTGCCTTTATTTTGCTCGAGGCTGCTGTTGTAATGGAAAGCACTGTGAGTATCTACATCGAATACCGACGGAGATGGACAATTTACCACCTAACGTGGATTGTTTTGGCCGAGAGAAGTTTATGGATTACCGGGACGACATGGCTGGAATAGGCTCGTTTTCTAAGGTTAACAGGACTTTGTATGTGGGGCGAATCAGTAATCTGGACGGTAATATAGAGCTGGAACTGAGTAAGAACTTCGGCCAATACGGTGATATAGAACGGATCCGAGTGATaaagagcaagaagattgCATTTGTCACTTACAGATTCGAGAACCAGGCACAATTTGCAAAGGAGGCCATGTATGGACAAAGCGTAACTGGTGATGTGAATGAAGCTTTAAATATTCGATGGGCCAGTGAAGACCCAGATCCTAGTGCACAGAAGAGGAATAAACaagagatggaaagatCGGCATTAAAGAAAGCTcagaagttgttggaagaaatgaataGGCAGAGACTGAAGGAAGGAGTGAAGAGTGTGAAGGAGAGTCCTACTACTGATCATGTTGCTACTGATCCTGCTTCTACTAATCCTCCTCTGCTTGAGAGTTCTCCCTCTATCATTATCAATACAGACAGCCTCAGTGCTTTGAGGAAgttaaagagaaggaagataaTTAAAAAGCATCAGGATTCAATTCAAACACCCTTGAGAACCATCCTGGCAGACTACTCAAGTGACAGTGATTAG
- a CDS encoding uncharacterized protein (BUSCO:EOG09340309), whose protein sequence is MSVAPNGRDAVLAGRKGLFVIDLDDPFAAPRWLHHETSWEVADVQWSPHKSKPSWIVSTSNQKAMVWNIARPSHDAIEHVLHSHTRAITDINFHPNHPELLATCSVDSFVLSWDLRCPQSPIHQWADWRAGSSQVKWNYIDPNILASAHDSHILIWDARKGALPLHRINAHEARINGIDWSRENKHRLISCSNDMSVKFWSYNVSCDTPTYTIHTDFPVARARHVPFGDHICGIMPSRGGNNSVYIVKYGDKEQESNLRPSYIFKGHTEPVKDFVWRTRHHENSSVDDREFQLVTWSADCDLRLWPINQDIYDNFNYVKNKPLPQGIHLQDFDYRSYRPEPPTSSENSVIIRHHRGHRDAYSSPGGGRGSFTLYNDQFNHLNWISGIKVGQSAFQNVDNDFNRGFNDDTQPLNLGEEVSNVGHKFPRLRFEKISVSTGNLVISLNGPWSSDNKDGLIFIRVEIDFPENYPSKNGCPKFSLEQTHELSETKRQELLKNSREIAEKYCEARKFCLEPCMRFLLGERVSLDFTDSDEELPLDPYVIPYEGETAKNDEFSEVSGLESASISTASENVDSDEGLVPGDLKKPSFDSTPVPKGCGAIWTPSGHLVCFFNPKEAKKEQTIKFGQQGFSLMNPLRMGIPDNDRLELELTSSASSTSSLANDLDILQYDRLYRTNIPEVLRGSAVAGTLANHNYSLSTDRSQGTSNSRSKHNRNIVKIYDFTRLIPAKMELAYGYRVLGDTPENLAQHNALVAEKYGYKDIANCWKLLSILLVKDVEVDTSANGISANPQNELIDKFTRSIDRDDVALNYRFYWGSHPFGGQWLTHELMKYYEAKEDIQMLAMMSCILYEHNTNDKRSPEIPINTSYFVPVVSRTSSTEGSTSFHGIPQRPHMQSAVSFNARTLPGNATNMNRSMSTLSSISADSSLKNSESHRRRGIKQSNTTTNDNQIPHIPSIVTIEGSLPQYSPSSVASSAASNVFSHSFDKFMMNNGNANVSGSQQQRQQLKVSTDFSLPQVKLQILNKESLDLYDNVHSMDMEGMMDKEKLKLYRIEYASLLFFWGLPVSRAKILQFNYTDESETSDEYIEHRGEIGWIKQSQDSYNYRDRLREMKKCHYCLLQVKKRVTVCTHCHHIMHAECAMKWWEREKMMECASGCGCHCLEYKIVDM, encoded by the coding sequence ATGTCGGTGGCTCCAAATGGTAGGGATGCTGTGTTGGCTGGTCGTAAAGGTCTGTTTGTCATAGATCTAGACGATCCCTTTGCTGCCCCTCGTTGGCTTCATCACGAAACCTCTTGGGAGGTCGCAGATGTTCAATGGTCACCGCACAAGTCAAAGCCTTCTTGGATTGTATCTACGTCTAATCAAAAGGCTATGGTCTGGAACATAGCTCGTCCTTCTCATGATGCCATTGAACATGTTCTTCACTCGCATACGAGGGCCATTACGGATATAAACTTCCATCCGAATCACCCGGAATTGTTGGCCACTTGTTCGGTCGATTCCTTTGTTCTTTCATGGGATTTGAGATGTCCTCAATCTCCTATCCATCAGTGGGCCGACTGGCGTGCTGGCTCTTCTCAGGTTAAATGGAACTACATAGATCCCAATATTTTGGCCTCTGCACATGATTCTCATATTCTTATTTGGGATGCACGTAAAGGTGCTCTCCCCCTCCATAGAATCAATGCTCACGAGGCCAGAATCAACGGAATCGATTGGAGTAGAGAGAACAAACACAGGCTGATTAGTTGCTCCAATGACATGAGTGTCAAGTTTTGGTCCTACAACGTTTCTTGCGACACTCCAACTTATACTATTCACACCGATTTCCCTGTGGCTAGAGCTAGACATGTTCCGTTCGGTGACCATATCTGCGGTATTATGCCTTCGAGAGGTGGTAATAACTCAGTTTATATTGTGAAATATGGAGATAAGGAGCAAGAATCAAACCTAAGGCCAAGCTACATTTTTAAAGGCCACACTGAACCTGTGAAGGACTTTGTATGGAGAACTAGACATCATGAAAACAGTTCTGTCGACGATAGAGAATTTCAGCTAGTCACCTGGTCTGCAGATTGTGACTTGAGACTATGGCCGATCAACCAGGATATCTATGACAACTTCAACTATGTCAAAAATAAGCCACTTCCTCAAGGTATTCATCTCCAAGACTTTGATTACAGATCGTATAGGCCAGAACCGCCTACATCGTCTGAAAACAGTGTCATTATACGCCATCATAGAGGTCATCGGGACGCATATTCATCGCCAGGAGGAGGAAGGGGAAGTTTTACCTTATACAATGATCAATTCAATCATCTCAATTGGATTTCCGGCATAAAGGTCGGACAATCTGCATTTCAAAACGTTGATAATGACTTCAACCGTGGCTTCAACGACGATACTCAGCCACTTAATTTGGGTGAAGAGGTAAGTAATGTCGGTCACAAATTCCCCAGACTTCgatttgagaagatctCCGTATCCACAGGTAATCTGGTAATTTCCTTGAACGGACCGTGGTCTTCTGATAATAAGGATGGCCTTATCTTCATACGTGTGGAAATTGATTTCCCAGAGAATTATCCATCAAAGAACGGCTGCCCCAAATTTTCTCTTGAGCAGACACATGAGCTGAGTGAAACCAAAAGACAGgagcttttgaagaactcgAGAGAGATTGCAGAGAAGTATTGTGAGGCACGGAAGTTCTGCTTGGAGCCTTGCATGCGTTTCCTATTGGGGGAAAGAGTGAGTTTAGACTTTACAGACAGTGACGAAGAGTTACCTTTAGACCCATACGTAATTCCGTACGAGGGAGAAACTGCTAAGAACGATGAGTTTTCGGAAGTGTCCGGTTTGGAATCGGCCAGTATATCGACTGCTTCCGAGAATGTTGATTCTGACGAAGGACTAGTTCCAGGTGATTTGAAAAAGCCTTCATTTGATTCGACACCTGTTCCAAAGGGCTGCGGTGCTATATGGACACCGTCAGGTCATTTGGTGTGctttttcaatccaaaAGAGGCCAAGAAAGAGCAGACGATAAAATTCGGACAGCAAGGTTTTAGCTTGATGAACCCTTTACGGATGGGTATTCCAGATAACGATAGACTGGAGTTGGAATTGACTTCGTCTGCATCGTCCACATCATCGTTAGCAAACGATCTTGATATTCTTCAGTATGATAGACTGTATCGTACAAACATACCTGAAGTCTTGAGAGGTTCTGCAGTGGCAGGAACCTTAGCTAACCATAATTACTCGCTTTCTACCGATCGATCGCAGGGTACATCGAATTCTCGAAGCAAACACAATCGTAATATTGTGAAAATATATGATTTCACTAGACTAATACCTGCCAAAATGGAATTGGCTTACGGATACAGAGTTCTTGGGGATACGCCAGAAAATTTGGCTCAACACAATGCTTTGGTGGCGGAGAAGTATGGATACAAAGATATTGCGAATTGCTGGAAGCTTCTTTCCATACTTCTAGTCAAAGATGTAGAAGTAGATACTAGTGCCAACGGTATCAGTGCAAATCCACAGAACGAACTGATAGACAAGTTTACCAGATCAATTGATCGTGATGATGTTGCTCTAAATTATCGATTCTACTGGGGTTCTCATCCGTTCGGAGGACAATGGCTTACGCATGAACTTATGAAGTACTACGAGGCTAAGGAAGACATTCAGATGCTTGCAATGATGTCTTGCATTCTTTATGAGCATAATACCAACGACAAGAGATCACCCGAGATTCCCATCAATACTTCTTATTTTGTTCCTGTTGTATCTAGGACATCCAGTACAGAAGGTTCGACAAGCTTCCATGGAATCCCTCAACGTCCTCATATGCAAAGCGCTGTGTCGTTTAATGCACGAACTTTACCTGGAAATGCGACCAACATGAACCGCTCAATGAGCACGCTGTCTTCCATTAGTGCAGACAGCAGCTTGAAGAACTCGGAGAGTCACAGAAGACGTGGAATTAAGCAGTCCAACACGACTACGAACGATAATCAGATCCCTCATATACCGTCGATCGTGACGATTGAAGGGTCATTGCCTCAATACAGTCCTTCTTCCGTGGCATCTTCGGCGGCCAGCAACGTGTTTAGCCATTCATTTGATAAGTTCATGATGAATAATGGCAATGCAAATGTCAGCGGTAGTCAGCAACAAAGACAGCAACTGAAGGTGTCTACAGACTTTTCATTACCACAAGTAAAATTGCAAATCCTTAATAAGGAGTCATTGGACTTGTATGACAACGTTCATTCGATGGATATGGAAGGAATGatggataaagagaaaCTCAAGCTTTATCGAATAGAATATGCATCACTATTATTCTTTTGGGGATTACCTGTGAGTAGAGCCAAAATATTGCAGTTTAATTATACCGATGAAAGCGAGACAAGTGATGAATATATAGAACATCGGGGAGAGATAGGATGGATCAAGCAGAGCCAGGATAGTTACAATTACCGTGATAGACTACgggagatgaagaagtgCCATTACTGCTTACTTCAAGTCAAGAAAAGAGTGACAGTATGTACACATTGCCATCATATAATGCATGCAGAATGTGCAATGAAATGGTgggaaagagaaaagatgatggaaTGTGCAAGTGGTTGTGGATGCCACTGTTTAGAGTACAAAATTGTGGACATGTAA
- the SAC6 gene encoding Fimbrin, actin-bundling protein (BUSCO:EOG09340SBC): MNVIRLQKKYRNLEQSELFDLIDNFRKIDLDDKGWVDKKDVIENVSKEGKGSYDSVREALKQVSIDASGHVELEDYVELNSILKQSPQGVSGGGNGNGNGSGSGNGSGNTGSGNSGSNQSGGLVLPGTSARGKFVHEGSGANAKVLIGTAGNIHTINDEERSEFTRHINSDLSGDAIVGERLPIPVESFQIFDECTDGLILSALINDSVPDTIDTRVLNVSKNGKPLNNFKMLENANIVLNSAKAIGCIVVNVHSEDIVDGKEHLILGLIWQIIRKGLLSKIDIKIHPELYRLLEDDETLEEFLRLPPEQILLRWFNYHLKQANWNRNVSNFSKDVADGENYTVLLNQLAPEQCSRDPLQTANLLQRAEQVLSNADKIGCRKYLTPKALVAGNPKLNLAFVAHLFNTIPGLDPIEENEKPEIEEFDAEGEREARVFTLWLNSLDVDPPIVSLFEDLKDGDVLMQAFNKVMPGSVNDKHVNKKPKSGKEMSRFKALENTNYAVAVGKANKFSLVGIEGSDITDGNKMLTLGLVWQLMRRNINNTLSTLAKNGKELTDGEILSWANTEVTKGGKTNKIRSFKDSSLATGHFLLDVLHGMKPGYVDYSLVTPGNTEEERYANARLAISIARKLGALIWLVPEDIIEVRSRLILTFVGSLMSLNL, translated from the coding sequence ATGAACGTTATTCGGCTTCAGAAGAAATATCGGAACTTGGAACAATCGGAATTGTTTGACTTGATCGACAACTTCCGGAAAATCGACCTTGATGATAAGGGATGGgttgataagaaagatGTGATTGAGAATGTGTCCAAGGAGGGCAAGGGTAGCTACGATAGCGTCAGAGAGGCATTGAAGCAGGTGTCGATTGACGCTTCTGGCCACGTCGAATTGGAGGACTATGTGGAGCTTAATTCGATTCTTAAGCAGAGCCCTCAAGGAGTTAGTGGTGGTGGCAATGGTAATGGCAATGGCAGTGGCAGTGGCAATGGCAGTGGCAATACTGGTAGTGGCAATAGTGGTAGTAATCAGAGTGGAGGTTTGGTCTTGCCCGGTACGTCTGCACGGGGGAAATTTGTTCATGAGGGTTCTGGAGCTAATGCCAAGGTACTTATTGGTACGGCTGGTAACATTCATACCATTaacgatgaagaaaggTCTGAATTCACCAGACACATCAACTCTGACCTCTCTGGGGATGCCATTGTTGGTGAAAGATTGCCTATTCCTGTGGAAAGTTTCCAAATCTTCGACGAATGTACAGATGGTTTGATTTTGTCAGCATTGATCAACGATTCTGTTCCTGATACCATCGATACTCGTGTCCTCAATGTTTCTAAGAATGGCAAACCTCTGAACAACTTCAAGATGTTGGAGAATGCTAACATTGTGTTGAATTCTGCAAAGGCTATTGGCTGTATCGTGGTTAATGTTCACTCTGAAGATATCGTGGATGGCAAAGAGCATTTGATTCTCGGTCTCATCTGGCAGATTATTCGTAAAGGATTGCTCAGTAAGATTGATATCAAAATTCATCCTGAATTGTACAGACTCTTGGAGGATGACGAGACTCTTGAGGAGTTTCTCAGACTACCACCTGAACAGATCTTACTTCGTTGGTTTAACTACCATTTGAAGCAGGCCAACTGGAACAGAAACGTTTCGAACTTCAGCAAGGATGTAGCTGACGGCGAGAACTACACGGTTTTATTGAATCAGTTGGCACCAGAACAATGTTCTAGGGATCCTTTACAGACAGCaaatctccttcaaaggGCTGAACAGGTTCTTTCCAATGCAGATAAGATCGGATGTCGTAAGTATTTAACTCCAAAAGCACTTGTTGCTGGAAATCCAAAGTTGAACCTAGCGTTTGTCGCTCATTTGTTCAACACGATTCCAGGTTTGGATCCAATCGAAGAAAACGAGAAGCCTGAAATTGAGGAATTCGACGCTGAAGGAGAGCGTGAGGCACGTGTGTTTACGCTTTGGTTGAACTCTTTGGACGTGGATCCACCGATTGTTTCgttatttgaagatttgaaggaCGGCGATGTTCTCATGCAGGCATTCAACAAGGTGATGCCAGGCTCTGTCAATGACAAGCATGTCAACAAAAAACCCAAGTCCGGTAAGGAAATGTCTCGGTTTAAGGCTTTGGAAAATACAAACTATGCCGTTGCTGTCGGTAAGGCTAACAAATTCTCATTGGTGGGAATTGAGGGTTCAGATATCACCGATGGAAACAAGATGCTTACGTTGGGATTGGTTTGGCAATTGATGCGCAGAAATATCAACAACACTTTGTCTACTTTGGCTAAGAACGGTAAAGAACTTACTGATGGTGAAATTCTCAGCTGGGCCAATACCGAGGTGACTAAGGGCGGTAAAACAAACAAGATCAGATCATTTAaggattcttctttggccacTGGACATTTCCTTTTGGATGTTTTGCATGGAATGAAACCGGGATATGTCGATTACAGTCTTGTAACGCCGGGTAACACAGAGGAGGAAAGATATGCCAATGCAAGATTGGCCATCTCTATTGCCAGAAAGCTCGGTGCCTTGATCTGGTTGGTTCCAGAAGACATCATTGAGGTGAGATCCAGATTGATCTTAACATTTGTTGGATCATTGATGTCACTTAACTTATGA